A single region of the Solwaraspora sp. WMMD406 genome encodes:
- the glp gene encoding gephyrin-like molybdotransferase Glp, which yields MTATADAEAAFNELTPLAEYLGSVLRRIRPLPPLDLDLTQAHGNLLAEDVAAPHAFPAFDQAAIDGYAARWEDIAPAGRGGKAAPTGRGVAPPARLRPVRLNVVGDLGAASWRPVRLTPGTCFSVAAGAPLPIAADVVVPIDWTDQGMAAVEIFQVPRRGYGLRRAGEELPAGAVLARAGSYVTPAMVAIFAATGIGHVVVRPSPRVVIVATGDELVDVGRSSQPGQVVDANSHALTAAVAEVGALAYRVGICDDDPEGLRGLLEDQAMRADLIITTGGTGTGPGDMVRRIFSRREGGRAGPVTFTEVALYPGTSLGFGTVGAEEVPVVCLPGEPGSALIGFEVLARPAIQLLAGAEPVFRPSVRAHLLETVASPAGLREFRPAHVAERRGGGYTVQPLRGGPFTLSGLAEANGLLVLGERVTTAAAGSTVDVLLLDRQR from the coding sequence ATGACCGCGACGGCCGACGCCGAGGCGGCCTTCAACGAGCTGACGCCGCTCGCCGAATACCTGGGCAGCGTGCTGCGCAGGATTCGGCCGCTGCCGCCGCTCGACCTCGACCTCACCCAGGCCCACGGCAACCTCCTCGCCGAGGATGTCGCGGCGCCGCATGCCTTCCCCGCGTTCGACCAGGCGGCGATCGACGGCTACGCGGCCCGCTGGGAGGACATCGCGCCGGCCGGTCGGGGCGGCAAGGCCGCCCCGACCGGCCGCGGCGTCGCGCCGCCGGCGCGACTGCGGCCGGTCCGGCTCAACGTGGTGGGCGACCTCGGCGCGGCGAGCTGGCGGCCGGTCCGGCTCACCCCGGGCACCTGCTTCTCGGTGGCGGCCGGAGCACCGTTGCCGATCGCCGCCGACGTGGTCGTGCCGATCGACTGGACCGACCAGGGCATGGCGGCGGTGGAGATCTTCCAGGTGCCCCGGCGCGGGTACGGGCTGCGCCGGGCCGGTGAGGAGTTGCCGGCCGGCGCGGTGCTCGCCCGCGCCGGCTCGTACGTGACCCCGGCGATGGTGGCGATCTTCGCCGCGACCGGTATCGGGCACGTCGTGGTCCGCCCGAGCCCCCGGGTCGTCATCGTCGCCACCGGCGACGAGTTGGTGGACGTGGGGCGCAGCAGCCAACCGGGGCAGGTGGTCGACGCGAACTCGCACGCGCTCACCGCTGCTGTCGCCGAGGTGGGCGCGCTCGCGTACCGGGTGGGGATCTGCGACGACGATCCGGAGGGGCTGCGGGGACTGCTCGAGGACCAGGCCATGCGCGCGGATCTGATCATCACCACCGGCGGCACCGGCACCGGGCCCGGCGACATGGTCCGTCGGATATTCTCGCGACGCGAAGGCGGCCGGGCGGGGCCGGTCACCTTCACCGAGGTCGCGCTCTATCCCGGGACGTCGCTCGGCTTCGGTACGGTCGGAGCAGAGGAGGTGCCCGTGGTCTGCCTGCCCGGTGAGCCCGGTTCCGCGCTGATCGGATTCGAGGTGCTGGCCCGTCCGGCGATCCAGCTGTTGGCCGGCGCCGAGCCGGTCTTCCGCCCGAGCGTACGGGCCCACCTGCTGGAGACGGTCGCCTCGCCGGCCGGGCTGCGCGAGTTCCGCCCGGCGCACGTCGCCGAGCGACGCGGCGGCGGTTACACGGTCCAGCCGCTGCGTGGCGGGCCGTTCACCCTTTCCGGTCTGGCCGAGGCGAACGGTCTGCTGGTGCTCGGCGAGCGGGTGACGACCGCCGCCGCTGGTTCTACTGTCGACGTGTTGTTGCTGGACCGGCAACGGTGA
- a CDS encoding MarC family protein — MNVTLFGEVFVTLLVITDPPGMVPIFLALTGALPVRDRRRAAWQAVALALGVIVVFAVAGRTLLAYLHVELPALQAAGGLLLILVALELLTGKADDPSRQSTSNIALVPLGTPLLAGPGAIVATMLFVQRAADPPDYLAIALGIVAVMVVVWLTLQFSGVIVKVLRPGGIEVLTRIAGLLLAAIAVQLIADAIAAFVRSYLAAG, encoded by the coding sequence GTGAACGTCACGCTGTTCGGCGAGGTCTTCGTGACCCTGCTGGTGATCACCGACCCGCCCGGGATGGTGCCGATCTTCCTCGCGTTGACTGGTGCGCTGCCGGTGCGCGACCGCCGCCGCGCCGCCTGGCAGGCGGTGGCGCTCGCGCTCGGCGTGATCGTGGTGTTCGCGGTCGCCGGCCGGACGCTGCTGGCCTACCTGCACGTCGAGTTGCCCGCCCTGCAGGCGGCGGGCGGGCTGCTGCTGATCCTGGTGGCGCTGGAACTGCTCACCGGCAAGGCCGACGACCCGAGCCGACAGTCCACGTCGAACATCGCGTTGGTGCCGTTGGGCACCCCGCTGCTGGCCGGGCCCGGCGCGATCGTGGCGACCATGCTGTTCGTGCAGCGTGCGGCGGACCCACCCGACTATCTGGCGATCGCGCTCGGCATCGTCGCGGTCATGGTGGTCGTCTGGCTGACATTGCAGTTCTCCGGCGTCATCGTCAAGGTACTGCGCCCGGGCGGAATCGAAGTCCTGACCAGGATCGCCGGCCTGCTGCTCGCCGCGATCGCGGTGCAGCTCATCGCCGACGCGATCGCCGCGTTCGTCCGGTCCTATCTGGCGGCCGGGTGA
- a CDS encoding oxygenase MpaB family protein, producing the protein MTATRHRPDRSAATSEDLGLFGPDSVTWRVHDEPILIVAGLRSLYLQALHPRAIAGVAQNSSYRADPFGRLTRTSIYVATTVWGTTAEATAAGARIRRLHSRLRATDPDTGTEFRVDEPELLRWVHVAEVESFLTTATRAGLRLSPDEVDRYYAEQRRSAALVGLDPDSVPGSAAEIAAYYRHIRPQLRITKDAADTALFLTAPPVPAGLSLPWRLGLGLGPPRLAYLGVAATAAGLLPSWARRMYGGLGLPTTDVCAALSARGLRLALRAVPRDLVEGPLRKAARDRAGRLDP; encoded by the coding sequence GTGACGGCCACCCGCCACCGGCCGGACCGGTCGGCCGCCACCAGCGAAGACCTCGGGCTGTTCGGGCCGGACTCGGTCACCTGGCGGGTCCACGACGAGCCGATCCTCATCGTCGCCGGCCTCCGCTCGCTCTACCTGCAGGCGCTGCACCCGCGCGCCATCGCCGGCGTCGCACAGAATTCCAGCTACCGGGCGGACCCGTTCGGCCGGCTGACGCGGACCTCGATCTACGTCGCGACCACGGTCTGGGGCACCACCGCCGAAGCGACCGCGGCCGGAGCACGAATCCGCCGGTTGCATTCCCGGCTACGGGCGACCGATCCGGATACGGGGACCGAGTTCCGCGTCGACGAACCCGAGCTGCTGCGCTGGGTGCACGTCGCCGAGGTCGAATCGTTCCTGACCACCGCCACCCGGGCCGGGCTGCGGCTGAGTCCGGACGAGGTGGACCGCTACTACGCCGAACAGCGACGGAGCGCGGCCCTGGTCGGCCTGGACCCGGACAGCGTGCCGGGCAGCGCCGCCGAGATCGCCGCCTACTACCGGCACATCCGGCCCCAGCTGAGGATCACCAAGGACGCCGCTGACACCGCGCTGTTCCTCACCGCTCCGCCCGTGCCCGCCGGGCTGAGCCTGCCGTGGCGGCTCGGCCTCGGGCTTGGCCCGCCACGGCTGGCGTACCTCGGCGTCGCGGCCACCGCCGCCGGGCTGCTGCCGTCCTGGGCCCGGCGCATGTACGGCGGGCTGGGTCTGCCGACCACCGACGTGTGCGCCGCGCTCTCGGCGCGCGGTCTGCGGCTGGCCCTGCGGGCTGTACCGCGCGATCTGGTGGAGGGCCCGCTCCGCAAGGCCGCCCGAGACCGGGCCGGCCGGCTCGACCCGTAG
- a CDS encoding FmdB family zinc ribbon protein: MPTYQYACTACGHQLEAVQSFTDDPLSECPDCAGRLRKVFNSVGIVFKGSGFYRTDSRGADGKNAGGANASPTDKPSTGKKDSATSADGAATSGSGGSSSGGGAGAAASSGAGGSASPGGTGKAPAAASSTTT; this comes from the coding sequence GTGCCCACCTACCAGTACGCCTGCACCGCGTGCGGACACCAACTCGAGGCGGTGCAGTCCTTCACCGACGACCCGCTGAGCGAGTGCCCGGACTGCGCCGGGCGGCTACGTAAGGTCTTCAACTCGGTCGGCATCGTCTTCAAGGGCTCGGGCTTCTACCGGACCGACTCCCGTGGCGCCGACGGCAAGAACGCTGGCGGCGCGAACGCCTCGCCCACCGACAAGCCGTCGACCGGGAAGAAGGACTCCGCCACGTCGGCCGACGGCGCGGCCACGTCTGGTTCCGGCGGCTCCAGCTCCGGCGGCGGCGCGGGGGCGGCGGCGAGCTCGGGGGCGGGCGGTTCGGCCTCGCCCGGCGGTACGGGCAAGGCGCCGGCAGCGGCCAGTTCGACCACCACCTGA
- a CDS encoding PHP domain-containing protein — protein MTSAADNDGAGQIDLHTHSTASDGTSTPQALVRAAAETGLRVVAITDHDTTGGWADAARARPAGLTLIRGAEISCRWYGIEPSIPLHLLGYLFDPEDPPLVAELARVRAARVVRGERIVDLLRADGVDISWDEVLGYAAGGTVGRPHIAQALIRAGLVGSTTEAFAPHWLGERYRLPKDDIDVFTAVRLVRDAGGVPVFAHPRATRRGRTVPDSLIVELAAAGLAGLEADHPDHSPDERAHVRRLAAELDLLVTGSSDFHGTHKTVRLGAYTTGPQMYERIVDAAYGVPPL, from the coding sequence ATGACATCCGCCGCCGACAACGACGGTGCCGGACAGATCGATCTCCACACCCACTCGACCGCCAGTGACGGCACGTCGACGCCGCAGGCCCTGGTCCGAGCCGCCGCCGAGACCGGCCTGCGGGTCGTGGCGATCACCGACCACGACACCACCGGCGGTTGGGCCGACGCGGCCCGGGCCCGGCCGGCCGGGCTCACCCTGATCCGGGGCGCCGAGATCTCCTGCCGCTGGTACGGCATCGAACCATCGATCCCGTTGCACCTGCTCGGCTACCTGTTCGACCCGGAAGACCCGCCGCTGGTGGCGGAACTGGCCAGGGTCCGGGCCGCACGCGTCGTACGCGGCGAGCGGATCGTCGACCTGCTGCGCGCCGATGGCGTAGACATCAGCTGGGACGAGGTCCTCGGCTACGCGGCCGGCGGCACCGTCGGCCGGCCGCACATCGCCCAGGCACTGATCCGGGCCGGCCTGGTCGGCAGCACGACCGAGGCGTTCGCCCCGCACTGGCTGGGCGAACGCTACCGGCTGCCCAAGGACGACATCGACGTCTTCACCGCCGTCCGGCTGGTCCGAGACGCCGGCGGCGTCCCGGTGTTCGCGCATCCACGAGCCACCCGGCGCGGCCGGACCGTACCCGACTCGCTGATCGTCGAGCTGGCCGCGGCCGGACTCGCCGGCCTCGAAGCCGACCACCCGGATCACTCGCCGGACGAGCGTGCGCACGTGCGGCGGCTGGCAGCCGAGCTCGATCTGCTGGTGACCGGATCGTCCGACTTCCACGGCACGCACAAGACCGTCCGGCTGGGCGCGTACACCACCGGTCCGCAGATGTACGAGCGAATCGTCGACGCGGCGTACGGCGTACCCCCGCTCTGA
- a CDS encoding 5-formyltetrahydrofolate cyclo-ligase translates to MSDFPDGANAYSLPKDRLRTAILARRRNLTAADLIAARQCIHAELRKLVRRYAPGLVAGYVPIGREPGGADLPDLLADAVGPAGRILLPVTLPDGDLDWAPYRGAERLRPVGRGLVEPVGDRLGPAVVADAALIVVPALAVDRRGVRLGRGGGSYDRALARARADTPLVALLHDGELLPELPAEAHDRRVTEVITPAGWRPVPAAE, encoded by the coding sequence GTGTCGGATTTTCCCGATGGAGCTAATGCCTACTCGTTGCCCAAGGACAGACTCCGAACCGCCATTCTCGCCCGCCGCCGCAACCTGACCGCCGCCGACCTCATTGCCGCCCGCCAGTGCATACATGCTGAGCTGCGCAAACTGGTTCGTCGGTACGCACCGGGCCTGGTGGCCGGGTACGTCCCGATCGGCCGTGAGCCGGGCGGGGCCGACCTGCCGGACCTGCTGGCGGACGCGGTCGGCCCGGCGGGTCGGATCCTGCTGCCGGTCACCCTGCCCGATGGCGACCTGGACTGGGCACCCTACCGGGGAGCGGAGCGGCTCCGACCGGTCGGCCGTGGTCTGGTCGAGCCGGTCGGCGACCGGCTGGGTCCGGCTGTGGTCGCCGACGCCGCGCTCATCGTCGTACCGGCGCTCGCGGTCGACCGGCGTGGCGTCCGGCTGGGTAGGGGTGGCGGTTCCTACGACCGGGCGTTGGCGCGGGCCCGCGCCGACACCCCACTCGTCGCCCTGCTACACGACGGCGAGTTGCTGCCGGAGCTGCCCGCCGAGGCCCACGACCGACGGGTCACCGAGGTGATCACCCCGGCCGGCTGGCGGCCGGTGCCGGCGGCCGAATGA
- a CDS encoding translation initiation factor 2: MSTDRGEPDDGFWRRPASAPPGVGPDPGTGSGPATGLGPTGTGGGPAAPTYPGPPAAAPPPPGWRPPLVVRPAPPRSLPPQDIEAVENDERNARTVTYGVGMIAAAVLVIVICLLCSRVLF, from the coding sequence GTGAGCACAGATCGCGGCGAGCCCGACGACGGCTTCTGGCGGCGTCCCGCGTCGGCCCCACCGGGTGTCGGTCCTGACCCGGGCACCGGCTCTGGACCGGCGACCGGCCTCGGACCGACCGGCACCGGCGGTGGTCCGGCCGCGCCGACCTATCCCGGACCGCCCGCTGCCGCGCCTCCCCCACCTGGCTGGCGGCCGCCGTTGGTCGTTCGGCCGGCACCGCCGCGATCGTTGCCGCCCCAGGACATCGAGGCGGTGGAAAACGATGAACGCAACGCCCGGACGGTCACCTATGGCGTCGGGATGATCGCTGCCGCGGTACTGGTCATCGTGATCTGTCTGCTCTGCTCGCGGGTGCTGTTCTGA
- a CDS encoding DUF2231 domain-containing protein, producing MIEEIQGIPAHPLVVHAAVVFVPLLVLGALVYGLVPRLRRRIGWAVALLAVVAPIAAGLATTTGEALQQDLVERGYPAQILDQVAEHQRYGDLTFWFSLGLALATGLLIFLTSARGRATKAPGWLTIALVVVVVALAGMTAVYTYLAGDSGAQAVWGNF from the coding sequence GTGATCGAGGAGATCCAGGGCATTCCTGCCCATCCGCTGGTGGTGCATGCCGCCGTGGTGTTCGTGCCGCTGCTCGTCCTCGGTGCGCTCGTCTACGGGCTCGTGCCCCGGCTACGGCGCCGGATCGGCTGGGCGGTCGCCCTGCTCGCGGTCGTCGCCCCGATCGCCGCCGGCCTGGCGACCACCACCGGTGAGGCACTCCAGCAGGATCTCGTGGAGCGAGGGTATCCGGCGCAGATCCTGGACCAGGTCGCCGAGCATCAGCGGTACGGCGACCTGACGTTCTGGTTCAGCCTGGGCCTGGCGCTGGCCACCGGTCTGCTGATCTTCCTGACCAGTGCCCGGGGCCGGGCGACCAAGGCACCGGGCTGGCTGACCATCGCCTTGGTGGTCGTGGTCGTGGCCCTGGCCGGGATGACCGCCGTCTACACCTATCTGGCCGGCGACAGCGGTGCCCAGGCGGTGTGGGGGAACTTCTGA
- a CDS encoding PD-(D/E)XK nuclease family protein, giving the protein MPQRLFVCTPSKLSAYTDCPRRYRYTYLDRPAPPKGPPWAHNSLGASVHTALRGWFTAAPGNRRPESAATLLKGSWVREGYRDETQERAAFRQASRWLEAYLSAIDPTDEPLGVERVVAVKTAVLAFNGRADRIDSRPGPRGPEAVIVDYKTGRATLTDDDARGSSALALYAFAAQRVFRRPCRRVELHHLPTGTVSAFEHTEDSLARQVSRAEATAADIGTAEQAVARGADPDTAFPTTPSTLCGWCDYRRTCPAGRQVPEQPQWAAVERMLAEPADRPAAVVPVDDPPGPRPAPE; this is encoded by the coding sequence ATGCCGCAACGGCTGTTCGTGTGCACCCCGAGCAAGCTGTCGGCCTATACCGATTGCCCCCGCCGATACCGATACACCTACCTGGATCGGCCGGCTCCGCCGAAAGGGCCGCCCTGGGCCCACAACTCGCTGGGGGCCAGCGTGCACACCGCGCTACGTGGCTGGTTCACGGCCGCGCCGGGCAACCGCCGGCCGGAGAGCGCGGCCACCCTGCTCAAGGGCAGTTGGGTACGGGAGGGCTACCGCGACGAAACCCAGGAACGAGCGGCGTTCCGGCAGGCGTCGCGGTGGCTGGAGGCGTACCTGTCGGCGATCGACCCCACCGACGAGCCGCTCGGTGTCGAACGGGTGGTCGCGGTGAAGACCGCCGTTCTGGCCTTCAACGGACGGGCCGACCGGATCGACTCCCGGCCGGGCCCGCGCGGCCCGGAAGCGGTCATCGTCGACTACAAGACCGGCCGGGCGACCTTGACCGACGACGACGCCCGAGGGTCGTCGGCGCTCGCCCTCTACGCCTTCGCCGCGCAGCGCGTGTTCCGCCGCCCGTGTCGCCGGGTGGAGCTGCACCACCTGCCGACCGGTACGGTCAGCGCCTTCGAACACACCGAGGACTCACTGGCCCGGCAGGTTTCCCGGGCCGAGGCGACCGCTGCGGACATTGGTACGGCGGAGCAGGCGGTCGCGCGTGGTGCCGATCCCGACACCGCGTTTCCCACCACCCCGAGCACCCTCTGCGGCTGGTGCGACTACCGACGTACCTGCCCCGCCGGCCGGCAGGTGCCTGAGCAGCCACAGTGGGCGGCGGTGGAACGGATGCTGGCGGAACCGGCCGATCGGCCGGCGGCGGTGGTTCCGGTCGACGATCCGCCGGGACCGCGTCCGGCTCCGGAGTGA
- a CDS encoding Fur family transcriptional regulator, with protein MSAAEQLRSRGLRVTRPRTAVLDVLAQGGHLGVAEIARQVRGRIDSVSTQAVYDVLDALTRAGLARRIEPAGGAARYEARTGDNHHHLVCRRCGEVSDVDCTVGSAPCLEPGTTHGFDIDEAEVTFWGLCPACQATGVERLPTATSSA; from the coding sequence ATGTCGGCGGCGGAGCAACTGCGCAGCAGGGGTCTTCGGGTGACCCGGCCGCGCACCGCCGTGCTCGACGTGCTTGCCCAGGGTGGCCACCTGGGCGTCGCCGAGATCGCCCGGCAGGTACGCGGTCGGATCGATTCGGTCTCCACCCAGGCCGTCTACGACGTGCTCGACGCGCTGACCCGGGCCGGTCTGGCCCGACGCATCGAACCGGCCGGCGGCGCGGCCCGTTACGAGGCCCGCACCGGCGACAACCATCACCACCTGGTCTGCCGACGCTGCGGGGAGGTCAGCGACGTCGACTGTACGGTCGGTTCCGCGCCCTGTCTGGAGCCTGGCACCACCCACGGCTTCGACATCGACGAGGCGGAGGTCACCTTCTGGGGCCTCTGCCCGGCCTGCCAGGCCACCGGCGTGGAACGGCTGCCGACGGCGACCAGCAGCGCATGA
- a CDS encoding UTP--glucose-1-phosphate uridylyltransferase, with the protein MSEHAATPATTPTSGPRRRAVKAVIPAAGLATRFLPATKAVPKELLPLVDRPVLQYIVEEAAAAGISDVLLITGRGKTSMVDHFDRQPYLEARLAEKGDQQRLDAVRQPSQLADIYTCRQHEPLGLGHAVGCAQAHIGDEPFAVLLGDEFVDENDPLLPAMIDLQARTGGIVLSFMEVPPAETKRYGIASVEPADESVQNGAEIVRVTGLVEKPSAEDAPSNLAVLGRYVLPGSVFEAIKRTKPGSGGEIQLTDAMAMLLAEGTPVHGIVYRGMRYDTGAPLGYLQAVVQIACQREGLGDEFRSWLREFVADTPGVPTT; encoded by the coding sequence ATGTCGGAGCATGCAGCCACCCCAGCAACGACCCCCACGTCCGGGCCGCGACGGCGGGCGGTCAAGGCGGTCATTCCCGCCGCCGGACTCGCCACCCGGTTCCTGCCCGCGACCAAGGCCGTACCGAAGGAACTCCTCCCGCTGGTCGACCGCCCGGTCCTGCAGTACATCGTCGAGGAGGCGGCGGCGGCCGGAATCAGCGACGTCCTGCTGATCACCGGTCGGGGCAAGACCTCGATGGTCGACCACTTCGACCGCCAGCCCTATCTGGAGGCCCGGCTCGCCGAAAAGGGTGACCAGCAGCGGCTGGACGCGGTCCGCCAGCCGAGCCAACTGGCCGACATCTACACCTGCCGCCAGCACGAACCGCTCGGCCTCGGCCACGCGGTCGGCTGCGCCCAGGCGCACATCGGCGACGAGCCGTTCGCCGTCCTGCTCGGTGACGAGTTCGTCGACGAGAACGACCCGCTGCTGCCGGCGATGATCGACCTGCAGGCCCGTACCGGTGGGATCGTGCTGTCGTTCATGGAGGTCCCGCCGGCCGAGACCAAGCGGTACGGCATCGCCTCGGTCGAACCGGCCGACGAGTCGGTGCAGAACGGCGCCGAGATCGTCCGGGTCACCGGCCTGGTGGAGAAGCCCTCCGCCGAAGACGCCCCGAGCAACCTCGCCGTACTCGGCCGCTACGTCCTGCCGGGCAGCGTCTTCGAGGCGATCAAGCGGACCAAGCCGGGTAGCGGCGGCGAGATCCAGTTGACCGACGCGATGGCGATGCTGCTCGCCGAGGGGACGCCGGTGCACGGGATCGTCTACCGGGGCATGCGCTACGACACCGGCGCGCCGCTGGGATATCTGCAGGCCGTGGTGCAGATCGCCTGCCAGCGGGAAGGGCTCGGCGACGAGTTCCGATCATGGCTGCGCGAGTTCGTCGCCGACACGCCCGGGGTGCCCACTACATGA
- a CDS encoding diguanylate cyclase, whose protein sequence is MTTAFLSVVLGPVLLGAFFVGATVAAVGQSRSTERLDLAATSIRTSISALCRQLEAAAGAVALLSDPEQAQAAADQVVARELASAVRVTEPDGTPIAVTADAPELPWIGCPVGRADDGFAEPTGTPATSAGTPTTSAEPTSVPTISTDSTGQAAGVPGLRQSAPAVSVRVEMRDPDGTMIGWVAAAQLLDADFVARLAASSGVAVTLFGDTTGSAIVHSTEPADARSAVIEAVSGLDEGSTASTHDGRHVRWIGPGADQPLPMALSTPREQLPGLYAVLIATIVLAGLLAVIAAWWLARSTTQPLAELADAASRVVDGDLTARVPVRGSDEVGELAAIFNRMTREAQAYVQALTASRDQLRGQLTILGDTLSSTHDLQRILRVILQTALAATGARDGAVLVLDPVAGVLVGQSSSPSAGQPTTSGGADDPAVGESTPARPGNGTTTAAEGTSSVGAVSGAVSAGTPAGTPAGTPAGMSAGTPGVLHVPLGSGLLGTVALSGQARRGRIERDGPPLSAYEPSCRTYVAVPFSVPDWSTEAGVLSMDPAVGRPGGTRPANAPAAFGVLAVYDRLGGDEFDDADLITLRTFAGHAAVAVHNVRMHKEAERLSVTDPLTGLWNYRHLRESIRREIERATRFGRMLAVLALDLDRFKDVNDTHGHAAGDSVLVEFARRIRAEIREVDLAFRQGGEEFVVLLPETDIRGAAIVAERLCAAVRDSPVRVDAHTGTSGRDRTAISVTVSIGIAVYPDHADTGEEVLDAADDALYAAKAAGRDTFQVAKRALVRVRPTATGGGAGAPESGLPPASGASFGPHPPRQSRGR, encoded by the coding sequence TTGACCACTGCATTCCTCTCGGTCGTGCTCGGGCCGGTCCTGCTGGGTGCCTTCTTCGTCGGTGCCACCGTGGCCGCGGTCGGGCAGAGTCGCTCCACCGAGCGTCTCGACCTGGCGGCGACCAGCATCCGTACCTCGATCAGCGCCCTCTGCCGGCAGCTGGAGGCGGCGGCCGGGGCGGTGGCCCTCCTGTCGGATCCGGAGCAGGCCCAGGCCGCAGCCGACCAGGTGGTGGCCCGCGAACTGGCGTCGGCCGTCCGGGTGACCGAGCCGGACGGGACGCCGATCGCAGTCACCGCCGACGCTCCCGAGCTGCCCTGGATCGGCTGCCCGGTCGGGCGGGCCGACGACGGCTTCGCCGAGCCGACCGGAACACCCGCGACCTCCGCCGGAACACCCACGACCTCCGCCGAGCCGACGTCAGTACCCACGATCTCCACCGATTCCACCGGTCAGGCCGCTGGGGTGCCTGGGTTACGACAGTCCGCACCGGCCGTGTCCGTGCGGGTCGAGATGCGGGATCCGGACGGCACCATGATCGGCTGGGTCGCCGCGGCGCAACTGCTGGACGCCGACTTCGTCGCCCGGCTCGCCGCCTCCAGCGGCGTCGCGGTGACCCTGTTCGGCGACACGACCGGCTCGGCCATCGTGCACAGCACCGAACCGGCGGACGCGCGCAGCGCGGTGATCGAGGCCGTCAGTGGCCTCGACGAGGGAAGTACCGCCTCGACCCACGACGGTCGACACGTACGGTGGATCGGGCCCGGCGCCGACCAGCCGTTGCCAATGGCGTTGTCCACGCCCCGGGAACAGCTCCCCGGCCTCTACGCGGTCCTGATCGCGACGATCGTCCTGGCCGGACTGCTCGCCGTCATCGCGGCGTGGTGGCTGGCCCGGTCCACCACCCAGCCCCTGGCGGAACTCGCGGACGCGGCCAGCCGGGTCGTCGACGGCGACCTGACCGCCCGGGTTCCGGTACGCGGCTCGGACGAGGTTGGTGAGCTCGCGGCGATCTTCAATCGGATGACCCGGGAAGCCCAGGCGTACGTCCAGGCGCTCACCGCCAGCCGGGACCAGCTGCGCGGCCAGCTCACCATCCTCGGTGACACCCTGTCGAGCACCCACGACCTGCAACGCATCCTGCGGGTCATCCTGCAGACCGCGCTCGCTGCCACCGGCGCCCGCGACGGTGCCGTGCTGGTGCTGGACCCGGTCGCCGGTGTCCTCGTCGGCCAGTCCTCCAGCCCGTCGGCCGGACAGCCCACCACCTCCGGCGGTGCCGACGATCCAGCCGTGGGGGAGAGCACGCCGGCCCGGCCCGGCAACGGCACGACGACCGCCGCCGAGGGCACATCGTCGGTAGGTGCCGTCTCCGGTGCCGTCTCCGCCGGGACGCCGGCCGGGACGCCAGCCGGGACGCCAGCCGGCATGTCCGCCGGCACACCTGGCGTCCTGCACGTGCCGCTCGGCAGCGGACTGCTCGGCACGGTTGCCCTGAGCGGTCAGGCGCGTCGTGGCCGGATCGAACGGGACGGTCCGCCGCTGTCGGCGTACGAGCCGTCCTGCCGGACGTACGTGGCGGTGCCGTTCTCGGTGCCGGACTGGAGCACCGAGGCCGGCGTACTGTCGATGGACCCGGCGGTGGGCCGGCCCGGCGGCACGCGGCCCGCGAACGCACCGGCCGCCTTCGGCGTACTGGCCGTCTACGACCGGCTCGGAGGCGACGAGTTCGACGACGCGGACCTGATCACCCTGCGGACGTTCGCCGGGCACGCGGCGGTGGCGGTGCACAACGTACGGATGCACAAGGAAGCCGAGCGGCTGTCGGTGACCGATCCGCTGACCGGGCTGTGGAACTACCGGCACCTGCGTGAGTCGATCCGCCGGGAGATCGAACGGGCCACCCGGTTCGGTCGGATGCTCGCCGTACTCGCGCTTGATCTGGACCGTTTCAAGGACGTCAACGACACACACGGGCACGCCGCCGGGGACAGCGTCCTGGTCGAGTTCGCCCGGCGGATCCGCGCGGAGATCCGCGAGGTCGATCTCGCCTTCCGCCAAGGCGGCGAGGAATTCGTCGTGCTGCTGCCGGAGACCGACATACGGGGTGCGGCGATCGTCGCCGAGCGGCTCTGCGCGGCGGTCCGCGACAGCCCGGTCCGGGTCGACGCGCACACCGGTACGAGTGGTCGGGACCGCACCGCGATCTCGGTGACGGTATCGATCGGGATTGCCGTTTACCCGGATCACGCCGATACCGGCGAGGAGGTGCTCGACGCGGCCGACGACGCGCTGTACGCCGCCAAAGCGGCTGGCCGGGACACGTTCCAGGTAGCGAAGCGGGCGCTGGTGCGGGTTCGACCGACCGCCACCGGCGGCGGCGCGGGCGCCCCGGAGAGTGGACTGCCGCCCGCCAGCGGCGCGTCTTTCGGGCCACACCCGCCGCGACAGAGCCGTGGCCGATAG